The DNA segment TGAGGAAACCGGTACATTTCCACGACACGGCTTGTCAAATGGCTCACTTCGCATTTGGTCGCCGCTTCCTTCAGGGCCAACAGCGGTGCCTTCTATGACTGAAGTGTCCAATATCCGTTTTTTTCACACTACGGGGCCAAACAACGGAAGTTACAGCTTGTCATGGCTTAATGAACTTGCAATAACTAAAGCGATGCACAGCCGACCTTCTTTCCTCTCTTCCCACCGCGCACTGTGAATATTTTCGAGTTCCGTCAGGAAGTCATCAACCAGTACGCCTCCTACGTCTCTTCCTTCGTTTATATCCGCGACCGGGACGTGCGCGCCTATGTGGACGCACAGATGCGGAGTGGGGTCTTCTGGCCTGATCCTCTTGCGCAACTCAACCCCAACTTCACGCCGGGCGGCAGCGTCAGTGACCTTGTCAGTCAAGGGGTCCTGCACCCGGACTGCGCCGCGCTGTTTGCGGCTGGTGAGCCGCGCTCTCCCCTCAACTTGCACGCCCACCAGCGCGACGCGGCTCGGCTGGCCCGTGAGGGGCGCTCGTATGTCGTGACCACCGGTACCGGTTCGGGCAAATCACTGACCTACATCCTCCCTATCGTGGACCACGTGCTGCGCCGCGGCAGCGGCAAGGGCATCCAGGCCATCGTGGTCTACCCGATGAACGCGCTTGCCAACAGTCAGGTGGAAGAACTCAGCAAGTTCCTGGGCGACAACGGACCCGTGACTTTTCGGCGCTACACCGGCCAGGAAAAACGCGAAGAAAAAGACGCCATCATCGCCAATCCGCCGGACATCCTGCTGACCAACTACATGATGCTGGAACTGATTCTCACCCGGCAGGACGAAGCCGCGCTGGTCCGGGCTGCTGAGGGCGTGCGCTTCGTGGTTTTTGACGAGCTTCATACCTACCGTGGGCGGCAGGGGGCAGACGTAGCGCTGCTGATTCGCCGCCTGCGCGAGAGACTAAGGGCCCCCGACGCCATTTGCGTCGGTACCAGCGCCACGATGTCGTCCAGTCCGGTGTATGCCGAGCGGCAAAGGGCTGTCGCGGACGTGGCCTCGCGGCTCTTTGGGTTGGACATGACCCCCGAGCAGGTCATCGGGGAAATGTTGGAGCGCGTGACCTCAGGCGAGCCGGGCACCGCCGAGCTGAAAGCTGCCGTGGCCGCGCCAGTGCCGTCCACCTTTGAAACCTTTATTCGCGACGCCTTGGTGGTGTGGCTTGAAAACATGGTGGGCCTCCGGTGGGACGGCGAGGCGAAGCGCTATGACCGACAACCACCACAGGCCGTGGCGGGGGACGGGGGGCTGGCGGCGCAGCTCGCCCTGGAAACGGGCCTCCCCGTGATGCAGTGCCTGGAAGCCCTGCAAGGCCGCCTCCTCGCCGGCAACGCTCTGCAGCACCCGGCCACGGGGCGACCGGTGTTCGCGTTTCGGCTTCACCAGTTCATCAGCAAGGCGGCCACCGTCTACGCCCCGCTGCTGCCCTGCGCCGAGCGCCTGGAACACCTCACGTTGCGCGGACAGGTGTACGCCCCGGAGAGTGGGCGCACCCTGCGGCTTTACCCACTGGAGTTTTGCCGCAACTGCGGGCAGGAATACTACTCAGTGCGCCGCGTCCCTGACCCTGACACGGGCCGTGAGGTGTTCGTGGCACGCGGCAATGAGGCCCGCCAAGAAAGCACGCCGGACGACGGCTATCTCTACCTCGGGGACCCCCCCTGGCCCCTGGACGAGGAGAAGCTGCTTGAGCGCCTGCCCGACAACTGGCTGGAGGAGAAGAACGGCCAACTGCGCGTGAAGTCCAGCCGCCGTGGGCAGCTCCCACGTACCGTGCGGGTGAGTGGTCTGGGTGAAGTGGGCCAAGCGGAAAGAGTCCGCGCCGCATTCATAGAAGGCGAATTCCGCTTCTGCTTGTGCTGCGGCGTGAGTTATCTGGGCCGCACCGGCAAGCTGACCAAGCTTGCCACCCTGTCGAGCGAGGGGCGCTCCACGGCCACGACGCTGCTCAGCATGGCGGCGGTGCAGGGGCTGAGAAAGTCCGACCTGCGGGACACCGCCCGCAAGATTCTGTCGTTTACGGACAACCGTCAAGACGCCTCTTTGCAGGCCGGGCACTTCAACGATTTCGTGTTCGTGGCCTCGCTGCGCGCCGCGTTGGCGCGGGCGCTTAAGGCAAGCCCACTCACGCTCGAAGACGTAGCCCAGAAGGTGTTTGCAGCGTTAGAGCTGGACCTCGCTGCGTTCGCCAGCGACCCCAACGTGCGCTTCGGCGAGCGCGACCGCACCCTCAAGACGGCCCACAACCTGATTGGCTACGCGCTCTATGCCGACCTTGCTGAAGGCCGCCGCCTGACCCTGCCCAACCTCGAAGGCGTGGACCTTGTGCGCTTCGAGTACCCCTACCTGCGAGAGGTTTGCGAAGCCCAAGACCTCTGGGAGCGGGCCCATCCGGCCCTGTCGGTGGTGCGCAGCGGCGTGGTCGAGGCGCGTGAGCGTGCCGCGCGGGCGCTGCTTGACTGGCTGCGGCAAAACCTCGCCATCAAGGCGCCTTACCTCGATCCCGACTATCTGGGCGCTGTGGTGCTGAACCTGGGCCTGATCCGCGAGGACAGCCCCCTGTCCCTACCGCCCGAAGAGGCGCAGAACCTCACCACAGCGCGGCGAGTGGTACTGGGCACGCTGCCACGCGACGAGGGACGCTCCACCGGGCGACTCTCTTTGAGCGCCCAGGGGGCTGTTGGCCGCTACCTGACGCGCCCGGAAACGCTCGCCTGGAGCCAGGCCCTGAAGCGCGACGATGTGGACGCCATCTTGCATGACCTCTTGCTGGCCCTCTCTGAGTTCATCGAGCAGGTGGAGCCGGGCGCCTACCAACTCAAGGGAACCAGTTTCACTTGGCACGCCGGGCCGGGCACCGAGCCGTCCGTGGACGCCTTGCGGGTGCTGCGTCCCGCGGGCAGCGAAGCGCCGCGCGTCAACTCGTTTTTCCTCTCGCTCTACCAGCAGCCCGCCGCCGAGTTTCGTGACCTTCACGGCGCCGAACACACCGCGCAGATTCGCGCTGAGGAACGCGAGAAGCGTGAAGAAGCCTTCCGCGCCGGCACCCTCCCCGCGCTGTTTTGCTCGCCCACCATGGAACTGGGCGTGGATATCAGCGACCTGAATGTGGTGCACCTGCGCAACGTGCCGCCCACCCCGGCCAACTACGCGCAGCGCTCCGGGCGTGCTGGGCGCAGCGGGCAGCCCGCACTGGTGATGACCTACGCCACCACCGGTAACAACCATGACCAGTATTTCTTCCGGCGCCCGGGGCTCATGGTGGGCGGCAGCGTCTCTACCCCGCGGCTAGAACTGGGCAACGAGGCGCTGGTCAGGTCGCATGTGCACGCCATCTGGCTGGCCGAGACCGGCCAGAAGTTGCCGCCTTCGGTGGCCGAGCTGCTTGACGTGAATGGTGAAGACCCCACTCTGGCGCTGCTGCCGGACTTCCAGCATCCGTTTCAGGATGAGGGCGTACAAAAGCGCACTCTGATTCGGGCACGGCAGCTCATCGCTGGTCTGGGCGTGGACCTCACAGGGACCGGGTGGTACAGCGAGGAATGGCTCACTTACACCGTCAAACACGCCGCCCGTGAGTTTGACCGGGCCTGCGACCGCTGGCGTGACCTTTACCGCAGCGCCCTCTCGCAGCTTCACCTCAACAACGCCGTGCTGGCCGACGCGGGCAAACGCCACCTTCAGGAACAGGCGCGCCGCCTGCACGCTGAGGCGAACACGCAGCTCAGCTTGCTGCGCAGTCCTGAAGGCGAGCTGTCGGACTTTTACACCTACCGCTACTTGGCTTCTGAGGGCTTCTTACCGGGATACAACTTCGCGCGTCTGCCCCTCTCGGCTTACATACCCGGACGGCGCGGCGCGAAGGCAGGAAGGGACAGCTACCTCTCGCGGCCCCGCTTTCTGGCGCTCTCTGAGTTCGGGCCAAACGCCATCGTCTATCACAACGGCGCGAAGTACGAGGCCCACAAAGTCATCGTGCCGGCCCGCGGTGAAACCAGTGAACTGCCCACAGTGAGTGCCCAGCGCTGTGAGCAGTGCGGCTACCTTCACCATGGCAGCGGCGACGTTCAGGGCGATCAGGGTGCCCGCGACGTGTGCGAGAACTGTCAGGCCCAGCTCGCGCCCCCGCGCCCGGACCTCTTCCGCATGACCTCAGTGGCGACCCGCCGCCGCGAGCGCATCAGCAGTGACGAAGAAGAGCGGCGCCGGATCGGCTTTGACGTCAAGAGCGGCATGCGCTTCGCTTCGCGCGGGGGGCGGGCCGACCGCGTGCAGGCGCTGGCAGCCACCGACGCGCCGCTGCTGCGCCTGACTTACGGCGACGGCGCGACGCTCTGGCGCATCAACTATGGCTGGCGCAACCGCGAAAACAAGCAGGAACTCGGCTTTCTCTTTGACCCCGAGACCTCACAGTGGCTCAGCAAGCAGGGGCACGAACGGAAGCTCAAGGCCGCCGGAGGACGGGACGTGGCCGTGCAGCGAGTGATTCCCTATGTGGAAGACACCCGCAATGTGCTGCTGATTGAGCCGGCCCTTCCTCTGGATGCGGGCGGCATGGCTACGCTGATGAGCGCTCTCAAAAACGCTGCGCAGCTCACCTACCAGCTGGAGGACAGTGAGCTCGCGGCCGAGTTGCTGCCCGACAGCCAGGAGCCGCGCCAAATTCTGCTGTACGAAGCGTCCGAAGGCGGGGCCGGCGTACTGCAAGATTTGGTGTTCCGCTCGGGGGCGCTGGGTGAAGTGGCCGCCGCGGCGCTGGGCCTGCTGCACTTTGACCCCCTGACGGGCGAGGATCACGGGCACGCCCCCCACGCGGCGGAGCGCTGCGAAGCGGCCTGCTACGACTGTCTGATGACTTATGGCAACCAGACGTTTCATGACCTGCTTGACCGCTTCGCCGTGCGCGAACTGCTGCTGCGACTGCGTGAGGCGCGGGTCACCTTGCCCGGTGACGCAGGCGACCCTTTTGAGACCCTCTGCGCGGCGTGCGGCAGTGAACTGGAGCGCGAATGGTTGCGCTTTGTGCGGGATGAGGGCCGGCGTCTGCCGTCACACGCGCAACTGCTCGTGCCGGACCACTACGCCCGCCCGGACTTCGCGTACGCCGAGCAGGCGGCCCTGATCTTCATCGACGGGCCCCACCACGACCAGCCTGGTCAGACAGGCCGCGACGCCCGACTGCGCGAAGAGTTGGAGTTTGCCGGGTATACCGTCGTGCCCTTTACGCATGACCGCAGCACCTGGCCGGCGCAACTTGCCCGCTACGCATTCATTTTCGGGGAAGGATAACTATGACGTTTGATATCGGTTCAATGGTGCGTGCCCGTGGGCGCGACTGGGTGGTGCTGCCTGAAAGCGGCGCGGACTTCCTGCTGCTGCGTCCCCTGGGCGGCAGCGACGCAGAAATCGCGGGCGTGTACGCCGGGGAGGGTGGGGAGGAGGTCACCTCGGCAGCGTTCGCCCCCCCGAGCCCCGCGGCCTTCGGGACCGCGAGTGGAGCGCGGCTGCTGCTGAACGCGGCCCGGCTGGCGGTGCGCAGCGGCGCTGGGCCCTTCCGGTCCCTGAGCCGCCTGGGCGTGGAGCCGCGCCCGTACCAGCTGGTGCCGCTCCTCATGGCCCTGCGCCAGAGCCCGGCCCGGCTGATGATCGCCGACGACGTGGGCATCGGGAAGACGGTGGAAGCCGCCTTAATCGCCCGCGAGCTGCTGGACCGGGGCGAGATCGACCGCCTGACGGTCCTGTGCCCACCGCACCTGGCGGGACAGTGGGTGGAGGAATTGCGGGTCAAGTTCGGCATCGACGCGGTGGCCGTGCTGCCCGGCACCGCCCGGCGCCTGGAAAAGGGCTGTAACCCTGGCCAGAGCGTCTTTGAGCGCTACAAATTCACGGTGGTCAGTCTCGACCTCGTGAAGTCGGACCGGTGGCGGCAGGACTTTCTGACCAATGCGCCCGATTTCGTCATCGTGGACGAGGCGCACGCCAGTGCTGAGGGCGAGGGCATGGGCACCAAGCGCCACCAACGCTACCGGCTGCTCGAAGACCTCGCCAGGAAGGAAGACCGGCACCTGATTCTGGTCACCGCCACGCCCCACAGCGGCAAGGAAGACGCCTTCCGCAGCCTGCTGCGGCTGCTCAATCCCGACTTCGCCAGGCTGCCACTCGACCTCAGCGGGGCGCAAAACGAGCGTGCCCGCGCGACCCTGGCCCGGCACCTCGTGCAGCGCGGGCGTAAGGACATCGCAGAGTACCTGCAGGAAGACACTCCTTTTCCAACCCGGCGCGACGCCGAGCTGCACTACGCCTTGCACCCGGACTACGCCGCCCTCTTTGACGACGTGCTGGCCTACGCCCGCGAGAGTGTCCACGTGCCCGGCGAGGCCCAGAGCCGCACCCGCATTCGCTGGTGGGCGGCGCTGGGGCTGCTGCGGGCGCTGGCGAGTAGTCCGCAGGCCGCCGCCGCCACCCTGCGCGAGCGGGCCATAGCGGCGGACGACGGAGAGACCGACGAAGCGGTGATCGACCGGCTGGGCCGCGAGCTGGTGCTTGACCCCGAAGAGGGCGAGGACAGTGCCCTGGACATGACTCCTGGGGCTCAGGTGGACGGTGAGCAGAGTGAAACCACCGGGCGGCTGCTGACGCTGGCGAGCCGGGCCGACGCCCTGGCCGGGGCCAAGGACAACAAACTGAAGCTGCTGACGGCGCAGGTGCAGGGGCTCGTCGATCAGGGATTTGCGCCCATTGTGTTTTGCCGCTTTATTGCCACCGCAGAGGCCGTGGCCGAGCACCTCCGGGGGGCCCTGAAAGGCAGCGAAGTGCTGGCGGTCACCGGACGTCACACGCCCGACGAGCGGGTGGACCGGGTGGAAGAGCTCGCCCGCGCTGAGCGGCGGGTGCTGGTGGCGACCGACTGCCTCTCTGAGGGCATCAACCTGCAGGCGGCTTTCAGCGCTGTGATCCACTACGACCTGCCCTGGAACCCCACCCGACTCGACCAGCGCGAAGGCCGGGTCGACCGCTACGGGCAGGCCAGCCCCGAGGTGCGGGTGCTGACCATCTACGGCGAGGACAACCGCATTGACACCCTGATTCTGGAGGTGCTGGTGCGCAAGCACCGCTTGATTCGCGCCACGCTCGGCACCAGTGTGCCGGCGCCGGAAGAGGCCGAGAGCCTGCTCGACGTGCTGCTCAGCCGGGTGCTGAACGCGCAGGGGCGCGAAGTGATTCAGCCGCTGCTCTTTGAGGACGTGCAGGCCTTTGACCTCAAGTGGCGCGACGCCGCCGAAGGGGAAAAGAAATCGCGCAGCCGCTTTGCCCAGAACAGCATCCGCCCCGAAGAAGTGGCGAGCGAGTTGCGGGCAGTCCGTGAAGCGCTAGGGGACGCGCACGCGGCGCAAGACTTTGTGCTCGACGCTCTGAGTGGAGCCGGCGTGAGTGTTTCACCGCGTGTGGACGGCAGCTTCGAGGCCGACCCCGCGCAGGCGGACGTGAGGCCCGAGTACCGCGATTTCCTGCGTGGGGCGCGGCGTTTTCGCTTCGACGCCCAGACTGAGCGCGGCGTGACCCCGCTTGCCCGCAACCACCCCCTCGTGGAGCAGCTCGCCAGTACGGTGCTGGGGCAGGCGCTCGACGCTCCGCTGGAGGCGGCGGCCAAACGGGTGGGCGTGATTCGCACCTCCAAGGTTGCCACGCAGACCACGCTGCTGCTGCTGCGTCACCGCTTTCACCTCACGGGGCGCAAGGGCAACCGGACGTGGCAGACGCTGGCTGAGGAACTCGACCTGCTCGCCTACGCGGGGCGGGCACCGGCGGACGGGAAAGGCGGCTGGCTGGACGCCGAAGCCACCCGCGCCCTGCTCGCCCTGACGCCCGAAGGCAACCTCGACCCGGTGCAAAAAGAAGACCGCTTGACCCGCGTTCTGGCCGACGTTCAGGGCCTGGACGGGCCCCTGATGGCCCGCGCTCAGGAGCGCGCCGCCGCGCTGCTGGAGGCGCACGAGCGGGTGCGTGGGGCCGCGCGCGGGCAGGGCGTGACCTACAGCGTGGAACCGCCCGGCCCCCCAGACCTGCTCGGCATTTACGTCTTCCTGCCCCTGCCCAAACTTGGAGCCCTGTCTTGACCACCCAACTACATCATGTCCGCCTGCACGGCCTGGGCCTGACCGACGATTTTCTGCTGCAACTTTCCGACCGCGCCCAGACGGGCAAGGTCGAGGGGGCCACTCCCGCCAGCTACGACCTGCCCCCCAAGACCAGTCTGGAAGAAGCCATTCAGGACGCCTGGGACGACGCCCGCAAAGCGTGGGCGAAATACCAGCAGCACGGCACCGACGCCTGGGCTGGATGGGTGCGGCCTCTGCTGCGCGCGCTGGACTACAACTTCGTGGGGGGCGGCGCGGCGGGCGGCAAATACGCCGTGGGCCACCTCACGGAAACCGGGGACGTGCCGCTGCATTTCACCCGGCAGCCGGACCTTGACCGCGTGACCGACGAAACCGGGCTGCGCGTCAGTCCGCACGGCCTGATGCAGGGCTACCTGAACGCGACGCCGGAGCATCTGTGGGGCCTCGTGACCAACGGCGAGACGCTGCGGCTGCTGCGCGACAACGCCCAGGTGACGCGCCCGGCCTACGCCGAGTTCCAGATTGGCGAGATGCTGCGCACCGAGGACGCCCGCGCCTTCCGGGTGCTGTGGCTGCTGCTCCACCGCACCCGGCTGCGCGGCGGCAAGGTGGGGCCGCTGGAAGCCTGGAACGAGGCGAGCAAGGTGCTCGGCCAGCGCGCCAACGACACCCTGCGCGACGGGGTACAGCTCGCCATCGAGCACCTCGGGACCGGCTTTTTGCGGCACAACCCGGAGCTGCTGGAGCGCACGCGCAGCGGCGAAGTCAAGGCCGAGGACCTCTACCGCGCGGCCCTGACCACCGTGTATCAGATGGTGTTCCTGTTCGTCACCGAGGACCGCGACCTGCTGTTTGCGCGGGATGAAGACGGCGAATACCTTCCCGACGCGCAGACCCGCGCCCGCGCCGCGCACTACCTGACCCGCGCCCTGCGGCAGAAAGCCGGCAGCGTAAACGGCAACCCGCTGCACCACGACGCTTACGTGGCCTGGGAGCGGCTGCTGGGCTACCTGCGCGGCGGCTTTGCCCCGCTGGGCCTGCCGGCGCTGGGCAGCCTGCTGTTTCAGCCGACCCTGCTCAGTG comes from the Deinococcus radiodurans R1 = ATCC 13939 = DSM 20539 genome and includes:
- a CDS encoding helicase-related protein encodes the protein MTFDIGSMVRARGRDWVVLPESGADFLLLRPLGGSDAEIAGVYAGEGGEEVTSAAFAPPSPAAFGTASGARLLLNAARLAVRSGAGPFRSLSRLGVEPRPYQLVPLLMALRQSPARLMIADDVGIGKTVEAALIARELLDRGEIDRLTVLCPPHLAGQWVEELRVKFGIDAVAVLPGTARRLEKGCNPGQSVFERYKFTVVSLDLVKSDRWRQDFLTNAPDFVIVDEAHASAEGEGMGTKRHQRYRLLEDLARKEDRHLILVTATPHSGKEDAFRSLLRLLNPDFARLPLDLSGAQNERARATLARHLVQRGRKDIAEYLQEDTPFPTRRDAELHYALHPDYAALFDDVLAYARESVHVPGEAQSRTRIRWWAALGLLRALASSPQAAAATLRERAIAADDGETDEAVIDRLGRELVLDPEEGEDSALDMTPGAQVDGEQSETTGRLLTLASRADALAGAKDNKLKLLTAQVQGLVDQGFAPIVFCRFIATAEAVAEHLRGALKGSEVLAVTGRHTPDERVDRVEELARAERRVLVATDCLSEGINLQAAFSAVIHYDLPWNPTRLDQREGRVDRYGQASPEVRVLTIYGEDNRIDTLILEVLVRKHRLIRATLGTSVPAPEEAESLLDVLLSRVLNAQGREVIQPLLFEDVQAFDLKWRDAAEGEKKSRSRFAQNSIRPEEVASELRAVREALGDAHAAQDFVLDALSGAGVSVSPRVDGSFEADPAQADVRPEYRDFLRGARRFRFDAQTERGVTPLARNHPLVEQLASTVLGQALDAPLEAAAKRVGVIRTSKVATQTTLLLLRHRFHLTGRKGNRTWQTLAEELDLLAYAGRAPADGKGGWLDAEATRALLALTPEGNLDPVQKEDRLTRVLADVQGLDGPLMARAQERAAALLEAHERVRGAARGQGVTYSVEPPGPPDLLGIYVFLPLPKLGALS
- a CDS encoding DEAD/DEAH box helicase, producing the protein MNIFEFRQEVINQYASYVSSFVYIRDRDVRAYVDAQMRSGVFWPDPLAQLNPNFTPGGSVSDLVSQGVLHPDCAALFAAGEPRSPLNLHAHQRDAARLAREGRSYVVTTGTGSGKSLTYILPIVDHVLRRGSGKGIQAIVVYPMNALANSQVEELSKFLGDNGPVTFRRYTGQEKREEKDAIIANPPDILLTNYMMLELILTRQDEAALVRAAEGVRFVVFDELHTYRGRQGADVALLIRRLRERLRAPDAICVGTSATMSSSPVYAERQRAVADVASRLFGLDMTPEQVIGEMLERVTSGEPGTAELKAAVAAPVPSTFETFIRDALVVWLENMVGLRWDGEAKRYDRQPPQAVAGDGGLAAQLALETGLPVMQCLEALQGRLLAGNALQHPATGRPVFAFRLHQFISKAATVYAPLLPCAERLEHLTLRGQVYAPESGRTLRLYPLEFCRNCGQEYYSVRRVPDPDTGREVFVARGNEARQESTPDDGYLYLGDPPWPLDEEKLLERLPDNWLEEKNGQLRVKSSRRGQLPRTVRVSGLGEVGQAERVRAAFIEGEFRFCLCCGVSYLGRTGKLTKLATLSSEGRSTATTLLSMAAVQGLRKSDLRDTARKILSFTDNRQDASLQAGHFNDFVFVASLRAALARALKASPLTLEDVAQKVFAALELDLAAFASDPNVRFGERDRTLKTAHNLIGYALYADLAEGRRLTLPNLEGVDLVRFEYPYLREVCEAQDLWERAHPALSVVRSGVVEARERAARALLDWLRQNLAIKAPYLDPDYLGAVVLNLGLIREDSPLSLPPEEAQNLTTARRVVLGTLPRDEGRSTGRLSLSAQGAVGRYLTRPETLAWSQALKRDDVDAILHDLLLALSEFIEQVEPGAYQLKGTSFTWHAGPGTEPSVDALRVLRPAGSEAPRVNSFFLSLYQQPAAEFRDLHGAEHTAQIRAEEREKREEAFRAGTLPALFCSPTMELGVDISDLNVVHLRNVPPTPANYAQRSGRAGRSGQPALVMTYATTGNNHDQYFFRRPGLMVGGSVSTPRLELGNEALVRSHVHAIWLAETGQKLPPSVAELLDVNGEDPTLALLPDFQHPFQDEGVQKRTLIRARQLIAGLGVDLTGTGWYSEEWLTYTVKHAAREFDRACDRWRDLYRSALSQLHLNNAVLADAGKRHLQEQARRLHAEANTQLSLLRSPEGELSDFYTYRYLASEGFLPGYNFARLPLSAYIPGRRGAKAGRDSYLSRPRFLALSEFGPNAIVYHNGAKYEAHKVIVPARGETSELPTVSAQRCEQCGYLHHGSGDVQGDQGARDVCENCQAQLAPPRPDLFRMTSVATRRRERISSDEEERRRIGFDVKSGMRFASRGGRADRVQALAATDAPLLRLTYGDGATLWRINYGWRNRENKQELGFLFDPETSQWLSKQGHERKLKAAGGRDVAVQRVIPYVEDTRNVLLIEPALPLDAGGMATLMSALKNAAQLTYQLEDSELAAELLPDSQEPRQILLYEASEGGAGVLQDLVFRSGALGEVAAAALGLLHFDPLTGEDHGHAPHAAERCEAACYDCLMTYGNQTFHDLLDRFAVRELLLRLREARVTLPGDAGDPFETLCAACGSELEREWLRFVRDEGRRLPSHAQLLVPDHYARPDFAYAEQAALIFIDGPHHDQPGQTGRDARLREELEFAGYTVVPFTHDRSTWPAQLARYAFIFGEG
- a CDS encoding DNA methyltransferase, whose product is MTTQLHHVRLHGLGLTDDFLLQLSDRAQTGKVEGATPASYDLPPKTSLEEAIQDAWDDARKAWAKYQQHGTDAWAGWVRPLLRALDYNFVGGGAAGGKYAVGHLTETGDVPLHFTRQPDLDRVTDETGLRVSPHGLMQGYLNATPEHLWGLVTNGETLRLLRDNAQVTRPAYAEFQIGEMLRTEDARAFRVLWLLLHRTRLRGGKVGPLEAWNEASKVLGQRANDTLRDGVQLAIEHLGTGFLRHNPELLERTRSGEVKAEDLYRAALTTVYQMVFLFVTEDRDLLFARDEDGEYLPDAQTRARAAHYLTRALRQKAGSVNGNPLHHDAYVAWERLLGYLRGGFAPLGLPALGSLLFQPTLLSGLKLGNDAFYGAVRALSEISVNGSLRPVNYAGLDSEELGSIYESLLELVPRIEPGPRFSLTVLPGNERKSTGSYYTPGSLIDLLLDSALDPVIEDAVRDKLPEDAIAALKGLKVIDPACGSGHFLIAAARRIGARLAELEEETSLPSPRALRKATRTVIAHCIYGADINPMAIELAKVALWLESQDAGRPLAFLDHRLRVGNSLLGATPELMNAEDEIPEKTVRGVTSRAVRAHTLHLPDEAFSAI